A single window of Rana temporaria chromosome 1, aRanTem1.1, whole genome shotgun sequence DNA harbors:
- the SOD3 gene encoding extracellular superoxide dismutase [Cu-Zn], translating into MMLLAVILTISISFGATAEEGQTCQSEITTILQKVDEIYDAIYNGVQNNEDKAIYATCKLQPSPKLDDDEIKIMGQVLFKQIYPNGELEAVFSIEGFPQDVNQSVRAIHIHDFGDISNGCDSAGGHYNPFSVDHPNHPGDFGNFRVRNGKIQQYLMNLGAKMFGPVSIIGRSIVVHKMADDLGKGDNRASLENGNAGARLACCVIGTTNKNGWEKYMEENAKLKTPRVARRGNMQQKKPK; encoded by the coding sequence ATGATGCTCCTGGCAGTCATCTTAACTATCAGTATTTCTTTTGGAGCCACAGCAGAAGAGGGGCAGACATGCCAATCTGAGATAACAACTATTTTACAGAAGGTCGATGAAATATATGATGCCATCTACAATGGAGTTCAAAACAATGAAGATAAAGCTATATATGCCACCTGTAAACTACAACCAAGCCCAAAATTAGATGATGATGAAATAAAAATCATGGGACAGGTCTTATTCAAACAGATCTATCCAAATGGGGAGTTGGAAGCAGTATTCTCCATAGAAGGTTTTCCTCAGGATGTCAATCAGTCTGTAAGAGCAATTCACATCCATGACTTTGGTGATATCAGTAATGGCTGTGATTCTGCAGGAGGACATTACAATCCATTTTCTGTCGACCATCCAAACCATCCGGGGGATTTCGGTAATTTCCGTGTCCGTAATGGCAAGATCCAGCAGTACCTCATGAATCTTGGAGCGAAAATGTTTGGTCCAGTGTCTATAATTGGAAGATCAATAGTTGTACACAAGATGGCCGACGATCTTGGTAAAGGCGATAACCGGGCTAGTTTGGAAAATGGAAATGCGGGCGCACGGCTTGCCTGTTGTGTGATTGGGACAACCAATAAAAATGGCTGGGAAAAATACATGGAAGAGAATGCAAAGTTAAAGACCCCAAGAGTTGCAAGACGTGGCAATATGCAGCAAAAGAAGCCAAAATAA